TGTGTACAGCTAGTTTTTTACTTGTCAGTTCTGACCAATAATCGGCAAATTTTTCAGTGGTAATATCTGTGATGGGGAAGTCTAAACAATCAAGTGCGAGAAAATTTTTGCCTTGAAACTCACCCAAAAGCCATTCATTAAATTGTTGACGAACTTCTGCAACATTGATTTTAACTGATTCTATTGCAGGAGCTAATATATATAAATTACCACCACCTGCATAAATAACATTTGTACGCGGTAATTCTAATGCTTCCAAAAGTTGCTGTACTACTTCTTCTGTGACTAGTTCCAAATAAAAGCTGCGCGCACGCAGAGATTTCAGCGCACCATCAGAAGATATAGTGTAAATAAATTTTTGAATACCTGATAAATCACCTGCAATTAAAGTTAGGTTATTGCTTTCAGGATTATTTGCTAATGCAGCAGCAACCCCAGCAGTACTTCTGGCTATGTCTATTAATGCAACATCCGAATCACCAAAGCTGATGAAAGAACCATATTTTTCTAGAATCAAAGTCAGCAAAGATAGGTTATTTAAATCTCTATCTCTATCGTCGTCGAGTTTATCTAATTCTTGTTTAATTTCATATTTCAGTTTTATGAAATCTTCTAATGAAGGTTCTTTTTCTAGGGGGTAAGGTATTTTAGGATTTCTCTCGGCAATAACATCTGGCTGACAATAATGTTGATGCTGATTTTGACTCTTTTTCTCTTTGTCTTTTTCCAAGTTTATCGAGTCAAACAGCAGACGCAAAGCTTTTGGTTCGCCTTTGCTATTCCAAGAAAGTAATTTCTGTGCTTGTGCAACAGCTTTTTTAATTACATCATCATTATCACCTGCTGCTATTAACCTTGATAATTTCTCTTTTAGTTTCGAGTTTGTCCAAACCGCTAGAACCCTAATGGCTTCTTGGATGACTTGCAAAGCAGCTTTTTCAGCAACACGTAATTGTTTCATTGTTTACTACCCAACCTTACTAAAACTTTTGCCAACATCTGCACCATCTCCCTTCCAGAAACATCCTCTCCTCGCATAAGACGGTGAATTTTACCAGTTAACACAGGCGACTCAAATTCAATCACATCCTCTTTATCCTCAAGATCGCTGTGGATGATTGCAACTATCCGCAACCCCTCTCAACGTGCCGCCGCATCTCGCACTACTTGGTCGCCATTTGCAGGTTGACCAAACCTGACTTTTAAAACGTCACCTTCAAGGTTGATCTGATATGAAGTCATAGAAATTAACAGTATTTATACTTAAATTTTTATTAATCAAATATCAATCAGTTAAGTCTCCCAAATTATACGTAGGATTATGTGTGATACAAATCACTTATTTTCCTAATTTGGGGTCAAAATAGCCAATTGCACCGTAAAGATGACTAATCTTGTGTGCTAAAACAAACGCTACAGGTATTGATACGGAGCCATTAATCTTAAGTAATTGTCCACCTCTGAGTTCACCAGAACCTACCATTGCTTCTAACCGTACCGCCGCATCTTTCACTATTTGGTCATTTTGGGTGAGTTCACCAAAATTTAGCCGTAAAGTATCTTCGCTTAACTCAACGTTGTAAGTAGTCATTACCTTGCCTAATTGCATGGATACATCATATATCTTGCTGGAAGAGGCTACTTCCAATAAGCATTAACCTAGAGGTAATCAGGATTTACGCAAGATGTGACAGGTTAAAATAGTGCTTGAGCAAGTTTTTCAAGATATTCCCAGCGTAGAACTGTTGCAGTGGTTAGCACGCGGTTCTCTTAAACAAAATTTACAGCGAGCAGTTCGTTTATGGGTGTGGTTGACTTCGCTGTATGGTGAAAACTGCTTGGCTTTAAATGACGCTTTTACCTATGCTCAATGGCGGGATGTGTTTTTTACTTCCACGCACCCCAAAGGTGAAACTGTTCCCAAACTACACGATAAAAACTGTCCCTGTGCCAGAACTATGGCACAATGGCTATTTGATCCAAGAACAGGAATTTCGGAAACTGAGTGGAAGGAATCAGTTGTTTCCCACGCAGGTATAAATAAATCTCAACTAGATGAATTGCTCAAAGCACGTCTGTTTGGTGTAACTCGCCGTTCCCTCCAAGCTGATTTGGAAACTTTAGCTGAGTTGGGATGGTTAGTATATAAAAACCAACAATATTATCGCGTCGCTGAATTACCGTTACGCCCTACAACTATAAATAATGAAGTCAACCTGTCAAAACTTGGTACTTACGAATTAAATTTTCTTCAGGAAGATTTAAGTACGATCGCTGAAAACCATTCCCAAAAAATCAACGGTGTACAACGCTTTTTCCTGAAACTTGATTACGTCATTCCCCGTAGCACAATTGATTTAGTTGAAGACTGGCAATACGAGTTAAGGCAACTTTGGACAAAAAC
Above is a genomic segment from Fischerella sp. JS2 containing:
- a CDS encoding CRISPR-associated protein Csx3, which translates into the protein MTTYNVELSEDTLRLNFGELTQNDQIVKDAAVRLEAMVGSGELRGGQLLKINGSVSIPVAFVLAHKISHLYGAIGYFDPKLGK
- a CDS encoding TIGR03985 family CRISPR-associated protein, giving the protein MLEQVFQDIPSVELLQWLARGSLKQNLQRAVRLWVWLTSLYGENCLALNDAFTYAQWRDVFFTSTHPKGETVPKLHDKNCPCARTMAQWLFDPRTGISETEWKESVVSHAGINKSQLDELLKARLFGVTRRSLQADLETLAELGWLVYKNQQYYRVAELPLRPTTINNEVNLSKLGTYELNFLQEDLSTIAENHSQKINGVQRFFLKLDYVIPRSTIDLVEDWQYELRQLWTKTPVPPIKLTYNSAKVGDIVDCIVYPVCIYYVQRAVYLCAYGESPLRQGNWYNFRLDRIQNMIPLDWTNPQLPDILLQRYQQTSLPTPDDIAVAMSKAWGFDFYLPAQLMLLRFEREFHDRYVQGTERHDTFEEITYQQAQHLIRREVKQAEPQQALLNILANRSPNDAYYQVSIRYQDYKHRDNNVIMRLRAWHPKCEVLLPFDLRQSIAAEVAKEFLFYHQNSRCDEYIETNR